One part of the Trichoplusia ni isolate ovarian cell line Hi5 chromosome 2, tn1, whole genome shotgun sequence genome encodes these proteins:
- the LOC113505808 gene encoding coenzyme Q-binding protein COQ10 homolog B, mitochondrial has translation MVLAQSRCLTRKILFTNPVFFNFQGHYVNRQNDVGCHCHGTDFRKRTFIGLPKFSRTREYRGRQLVGHTMDQMFEVVSDVDNYHKFLPWCKKSIVFKRSPNNLKADLIIGFPPINESYTSNVTLVKPHLVKAECMDGKLFHHMLTLWRFSPGLKRELQSCVIDFQITFEFKSAFHSHLSNLFFDQVARQMESAFIAEVGRRYGPATMQPRNLLLNQPIKS, from the exons atggtTTTAGCACAGAGTCGCTGTTTAACTCGTAAAATTCTTTTTACGAATCCTGTTTTCTTCAA TTTTCAGGGTCATTACGTAAATAGACAAAACGACGTTGGATGTCATTGTCATGGCACTGACTTTCGGAAAAGAACTTTCATAGGTCTTCCCAAATTTTCTCGAACCAGGGAATATCGCGGGAGACAGCTGGTTGG acatACAATGGATCAAATGTTTGAAGTTGTATCAGATGTTGATAACTATCACAAATTCCTTCCATGGTGTAAGAAGTCTATAGTATTCAAAAGAAGTCCAAACAATCTCAAAGCAGATTTAATCATTGGTTTTCCACCAATTAACGAATCATATACTTCAAATGTCACTCTAGTCAAACCGCACTTGGTCAAAGCTGAGTGCATGGATGGCAAGCTATTCCATCACATGCTGACTCTCTGGCGGTTCAGTCCAGGGCTCAAAAGAGAACTGCAGTCTTGTGTCATTGACtttcaaattacttttgaatTCAAGTCTGCATTCCATTCACATTTGTCAAATCTGTTTTTTGACCAAGTGGCCAGGCAAATGGAATCAGCTTTCATTGCTGAAGTAGGAAGACGTTATGGCCCAGCTACAATGCAACCTAGAAATTTACTGCTCAATCAGCCAATTAAGAGTTGA
- the LOC113505845 gene encoding uncharacterized protein LOC113505845, producing the protein MNKREGILFLFSIVREIRNSFENPVIFFTQKDYGETIYTALTDIREALLVKAPPDKVSAIVNSFHHQWLEAVQEIEKFKKRIKETPRDVVLNAIDFTKQCATKRYKLLQKYIEDLKTIVAEEEYNMLTLDIKIVDEMKDIVCSALSEKKKYIRSQADQTEYHVKIQDEIEELLIWLDRQNDNLAITFCKVLNLKVPVAPTDLTKTLKQVIEEVAADPTPEAQRVAELINKKGKMLTSTIRISSLNDLEISKVIEKIQSLEERIERLEDQNSSAVMALRHKALYLEERLLSLENIRSSVKRLKALPSSASALSLSEARDVHIFNHLLPHHDRCRLVEQLIQLWSSAILEHDHESIISILSVVDLKEIFSDEKGCFTVDRYGRKIYTKADDEVKYQLDEHNELVPVRDDDRHVYFYDSCGRYYINDTRERVYKDHEGASEYILNKSGYLVKVLEKVDGTEYYYDWLGRYRIDEKGRHIYCEEKSTEEYEHDGLGNLVKIHSDTFCYKPCPIEPITTEENKYLQAEVGSALKECIAAVVLHQPNDPVIYLSERLEKYHYNIKDRQDRLIQEQERLQIQQYIQSQAPKHTTPEHSDTEDESATVVDSNFLEYEHKTEDEIEF; encoded by the coding sequence ATGAACAAGCGGGAAGggatactgtttttatttagtattgttAGAGAAATTCGAAATTCCTTTGAGAAcccagttattttttttactcaaaaagaTTATGGCGAAACAATTTATACAGCTCTTACAGATATTCGTGAGGCCTTACTAGTAAAAGCACCGCCCGATAAAGTATCGGCAATCGTTAACTCATTTCATCATCAATGGTTAGAAGCTGTCCAGGAAATTGAAAAGTTCAAAAAACGGATCAAAGAAACTCCACGGGACGTTGTTCTTAATGCAATCGATTTTACCAAACAGTGCGCGACCAAGAGATATAAACTCTTGCAGAAATATATCGAAGATCTTAAAACAATCGTGGCTGAAGAGGAGTACAATATGTTGACATTAGATATTAAGATTGTGGACGAAATGAAGGATATAGTGTGCAGTGCTTTGtcggaaaaaaagaaatacattcgTTCACAGGCTGATCAAACAGAATATCACGTCAAAATTCAAGATGAAATAGAGGAACTTCTGATATGGTTGGACAGGCAAAACGATAACCTAGCGATAACGTTCTGTAAAGTTCTTAATCTGAAAGTCCCGGTTGCACCAACTGACctcacaaaaacattaaaacaagttATCGAGGAAGTAGCTGCTGATCCTACTCCAGAAGCCCAAAGAGTAGCtgaacttattaataaaaagggTAAAATGTTGACCTCAACAATACGAATTAGTTCATTGAACGATCTAGAAATTTCAAAAGTCATCGAGAAAATTCAATCTCTGGAAGAACGTATCGAACGCTTAGAGGATCAAAATTCCTCTGCAGTAATGGCATTAAGGCACAAAGCATTGTATTTAGAAGAACGATTACTGTCTCTCGAAAATATAAGGTCATCAGTTAAACGTCTTAAAGCTCTACCATCTTCCGCATCGGCACTAAGTTTATCAGAGGCTCGAGACGTGCATATCTTTAACCATTTACTGCCACATCATGATCGCTGTCGACTCGTAGAACAGCTCATACAGCTTTGGAGTAGTGCTATTTTAGAACATGACCACGAATCTATTATCTCAATATTGAGTGTTGTTGATCTTAAAGAGATATTTTCTGACGAAAAAGGATGTTTCACTGTTGATAGATATGGACGAAAGATATATACCAAAGCAGACGATGAAGTCAAATACCAATTAGATGAACATAATGAATTAGTACCAGTTAGAGATGATGATAGACATGTTTATTTCTACGACTCCTGCGGTAGGTATTATATTAATGATACTAGAGAACGAGTGTATAAGGATCATGAAGGTGCAAGTGAGTATATACTCAATAAAAGCGGCTACTTAGTAAAAGTGCTAGAAAAAGTCGACGGAACTGAATACTACTACGATTGGTTAGGTCGATATCGTATTGACGAAAAAGGTCGCCACATTTATTGCGAAGAAAAGTCGACGGAAGAGTATGAACATGATGGGTTAGGTAATCTCGTCAAAATTCATAGTGATACATTTTGTTATAAGCCATGCCCTATAGAACCTATTACAactgaagaaaataaatatctgcAAGCGGAAGTTGGCTCAGCTTTAAAGGAATGTATAGCAGCTGTAGTTTTACACCAACCAAATGATCCTGTTATATATTTATCTGAAAGGTTAGAGAagtatcattataatattaaagatcGTCAAGACCGCCTGATTCAAGAACAAGAAAGATTGCAGATTCAACAATACATTCAAAGTCAGGCTCCTAAACATACCACGCCCGAACATTCTGACACAGAAGATGAAAGCGCTACAGTTGTAGACTCCAATTTCTTAGAGTATGAACATAAAACGGaagatgaaattgaattttaa
- the LOC113505818 gene encoding peptidyl-prolyl cis-trans isomerase H: MPTWNQIQSQLRNPNNPVVFFDITVGTTEIGRMIFELFADVVPKTSENFREFCTGEYRRDGVPLGYKGATFHRVIKDFMIQGGDFVNGDGTGVMSIYGGSTFADENFALKHDSPGLLSMANSGKDTNGCQFFITCAKCNFLDNKHVVFGRVIDGLLVMRKIENVPTGPNNKPKIPVTISQCGQM, encoded by the exons ATGCCGACTTGGAATCAGATTCAGTCTCAACTTCGGAACCCCAACAATCCCGTTGTTTTTTTCGATATAACCGTGGGGACTACA GAAATAGGCCGTATGATTTTCGAACTGTTTGCCGATGTCGTACCCAAAACTAGTGAAAACTTCAGAGAATTTTGTACCGGCGAATATAGAAGAGACGGGGTACCCCTTGGTTATAAGGGAGCGACATTTCATAGGGTAATTAAGGATTTTATGATCCAAGGAGGTGATTTTGTGAAT GGGGATGGTACAGGTGTTATGAGTATTTATGGTGGCAGCACATTTGCTGATGAAAATTTTGCATTGAAACATGATTCCCCAGGCCTGCTGTCTATGGCTAATAGTGGAAAAGACACAAATGGGTGccaattttttattacttgtgcTAAGTGCAACTTTCTAGATAATAAGCATGTTGTATTTGGAAGAGTTATTGACGGACTACTAGTTAtgagaaaaatagaaaatgtgcCAACAGGACCTAATAACAAACCAAAAATACCTGTAACTATATCACAATGTGgacaaatgtaa
- the LOC113505801 gene encoding 25S rRNA (cytosine-C(5))-methyltransferase nop2, translated as MGRKAKFDETKKVKKGPGRKARKQPDPVFKKELLIDETTTEKKLTHRQKQRAAKRSKKKAEIVEKRKALKQAKKNVAKQTEVVLDNDENDSDEEIAKGFTDENKEWLKPKQKVSKKQKKPVAADSDSEEGDDDVDDDGSEVSEQSEAEEESDVEENVKNKAGKKKAGGEKYKVGTLDDLFKDSDVENGDATSEDENESSNKLEYDSDSDDEEKGSDDDDDDDDDMLPIEKANIKLKKKQKEDKKLSEEEMQLNIAKQDVFAFPSEHELQNPTSLQDVLQRIKDVIHVLGNFSNLKEEGRSRCEYTDLLLQDLCTYYSYNEFLMEILMQIFPVQELIEFLEASEVARPVTIRTNSLKTRRRELAQALINRGVNLDPVGKWSKVGLVVYSSTVPIGATPEYLAGHYILQGASSFLPVMALAPQENERILDMCAAPGGKASHIAAIMKNTGVLFANDANKERTKAIVGNFHRLGVANSVLCNHDGREFPNVMKGFDRVLLDAPCTGTGVIAKDPSVKTTKDQKDIQRCFNIQRQLLLAAIDCCSAKSSTGGYIVYSTCSILPEENEWVVNYALKRRNVKLVPTGLDFGTEGFVKYRHHRFHPSLKHTRRFYPHTHNMDGFFVAKLKKFSNVIPEPFKDEDDEDIEAKQNGDDQTEEETPKTEDTKQAPVKRSAPTDASQPQKKKNKIDAQTSPSNAAQDVKTIESTEKKGNNKKKNKNQKKNKKNKQNMDNSTEVKVNNADNKSSSGKTETANKPQNENVNKKNKKNKQNMASSTEVKVNNADNHSSGGKTETANKPKTENINKKNKKNKGKQNAVNGSPSLKNESASVTPTQNKTEVVQNNQSPNKKKNKKKKGKNQSPNPQSQPINKNENKITEKVEVAAATKLKEKLNKKKKQIGQINPNKDKKPAKGQPGKNFKKNKA; from the exons ATGGGACGAAAAGCAAAGTTTGATGAAACcaagaaagttaaaaaaggaCCCGGTAGAAAAGCGCGCAAGCAACCGGACCCAGTATTCAAAAAGGAGCTAC TCATAGACGAGACTACCACAGAGAAAAAGCTTACACATAGGCAGAAACAGAGGGCAGCAAAGAGGTCGAAAAAGAAGGCAGAAATAGTAGAGAAGAGAAAAGCATTGAAACAGGCAAAGAAAAATGTTGCTAAGCAAACTGAAGTTGTTCTTGATAATGATGAAAATGATTCCGATGAAGAAATTGCTAAAG GTTTTACAGATGAAAACAAAGAATGGCTGAAACCAAAGCAGAAAGTTTCTAAGAAGCAAAAAAAGCCAGTAGCAGCTGACAGTGACAGTGAAGAAGGAGAcgatgatgttgatgatgatggaTCAGAAGTATCGGAACAATCAGAAGCTGAAGAAGAATCGGATGTTGAAGAAAATGTTAAGAATAAGGCTGGAAAGAAAAAAGCAGGTGGAGAAAAATACAAG GTAGGAACTCTTGATGACTTATTTAAAGATTCTGACGTTGAAAATGGTGATGCCACATCAGAGGATGAAAATGAAAGTAGTAATAAATTGGAATATGATTCCGATTCTGATGATGAAGAGAAAGgcagtgatgatgatgatgatgacgatgatgacatGCTGCCAATAGAAAAggcaaacattaaattaaagaaaaagcaGAAAGAAGATAAGAAGCTATCTGAGGAAGAAATGCAACTTAATATTGCTAAACAAGATGTTTTTGCATTCCCAAGTGAGCATGAATTACAGAATCCAACTAGCCTCCAAGATGTTCTTCAAAGGATTAAAGATGTTATCCATGTCCTTGGTAACTTCAGTAACTTAAAAGAGGAAGGCAGATCACGTTGTGAATATACAGACTTACTTCTACAAgatttatgtacatattatagttataatgaATTCCTAATGGAGATACTCATGCAGATATTCCCTGTGCAAGAGTTGATTGAATTTCTAGAAGCCAGTGAAGTCGCGCGTCCAGTGACAATTAGGACAAACAGTCTTAAAACTAGACGGCGAGAATTGGCTCAGGCTCTGATCAATAGGGGAGTGAACCTAGATCCTGTTGGTAAATGGAGTAAAGTAGGTCTAGTTGTTTACAGCTCAACAGTGCCAATTGGTGCAACACCTGAATATTTAGCCGGCCATTATATCTTGCAAGGTGCTTCCAGTTTCTTACCTGTAATGGCTTTAGCACCACAAGAGAATGAGAGGATCTTAGACATGTGTGCTGCACCTGGTGGTAAAGCATCTCATATTGCAGCAATAATGAAGAATACTGGTGTTTTATTCGCTAATGACGCCAATAAAGAAAGAACGAAGGCAATTGTTGGTAATTTTCATAGACTTGGAGTAGCTAATTCTGTCCTTTGCAACCATGATGGAAGAGAGTTCCCTAACGTGATGAAAGGGTTCGACAGGGTGCTATTAGACGCTCCATGCACAGGTACAGGAGTTATTGCTAAGGACCCCAGCGTGAAAACTACGAAAGATCAAAAAGATATTCAGAGATGTTTCAATATACAGCGGCAGCTCCTTCTAGCAGCCATCGACTGTTGTAGTGCGAAGTCTAGTACAGGTGGCTACATTGTGTACTCAACCTGTTCCATTCTTCCTGAGGAAAATGAATGGGTAGTAAACTACGCATTAAAACGTAGAAACGTCAAGTTAGTACCTACAGGACTTGATTTTGGTACGGAAGGTTTTGTCAAATATAGGCATCATAGATTCCACCCTTCCCTGAAACATACTAGAAGGTTCTATCCTCATACCCACAACATGGATGGATTCTTTGTTGCAAAACTTAAAAAGTTCTCCAATGTTATT CCGGAGCCATTTAAAGATGAAGATGATGAGGACATTGAGGCGAAACAAAATGGTGATGATCAAACAGAAGAAGAAACGCCTAAAACGGAAGATACTAAACAAGCACCTGTTAAAAGATCAGCTCCAACAGATGCTAGTCAGccacagaaaaagaaaaacaaaattgatgcTCAGACAAG ccCTTCCAATGCTGCACAAGACgtcaaaacaattgaatctACGGAAAAGAaaggaaacaataaaaagaagaataaaaaccagaagaagaataagaaaaataaacaaaatatggaTAACTCGACTGAAGTAAAGGTTAATAATGCAGATAATAAAAGCAGTAGTGGAAAAACAGAAACAGCTAACAAAcctcaaaatgaaaatgttaacaaaaagaataagaaaaataaacaaaatatggcTAGCTCGACTGAAGTAAAGGTTAATAATGCAGATAATCATAGCAGTGGTGGAAAAACAGAAACAGCTAACAAAcccaaaactgaaaatattaataaaaagaataagaaaaataagGGCAAACAAAATGCAGTTAATGGATCACCAAGTCTAAAAAACGAGAGCGCCTCTGTAACACCTACTCAAAATAAAACCGAGGTCGTGCAAAACAATCAAAGtccaaacaaaaagaaaaacaaaaagaagaaagGGAAAAATCAAAGCCCAAACCCTCAAAGTCAGcctataaacaaaaatgaaaataaaattactgaaaaAGTCGAAGTAGCAGCTGCTACAAAACTCAAAGAAAAATTGAACAAGAAGAAGAAACAGATTGGACAAATAAACCCCAACAAAGACAAGAAACCCGCGAAAGGGCAACCTGGGAAGAATTTTAAGAAGAATAAggcataa